The genomic DNA CGACGATTCGGCTATTCGACAACGGCTACCTGACCCGAGTCACGCTGAACGACCACGGCGTTTGGGTGACGACCGACTCGATGTCGATAGACCGCTTCGAGGAGCTTTCCGAGTCGCTTCGGACGGCGCTTTCGTCAGCGGACGGCTGAGCCGGGGATGCCAGTTGAACACACAATCGAGCTCGAAGCCGGCGAGGAGCTAGCCGCCGTCTATCACCCCTGTGGCGGCGACCGCTGGGTGTTTTTCTGCCATGGGTTCCGAAGCGACAAGCACGGCAGCTACGAAGAGCGGTGCGAGCAAGCCGTCGCGGCGGATTTCAACGCCGTCCGGTTTGATTTCCGCGGCAGCGGCGACTCGGACCGCCCCTTCGTTGAGACGAGCCTGAGCACGCGCATTGCGGACCTCGAAGCCGTCGTCGACCACTTTGACCCGCCGTCGTATGCGCTGTTTGGCTCCAGTTTTGGCGCGAAGACCGCCTTCCACGCCGCTGCCGATGCCCCGCGGCTGCGGGCGCTTGTCGGTCGCGCGCCGGTCACCTACAACCGGGTCTTCGACGCCTATCGGGAGGCCGTCGAACGGGAGGGGCGGCTCCAACTCGATGCGGACCACGCCATCTCGTCGGCCTTTTTCGAGGACTTCGAGACCTACGACTTCGAGGCGGCTGCCGCACAGGTCGACGTTCCCGTCGCGCTGTTTCACGGCCGCGCC from Natronomonas pharaonis DSM 2160 includes the following:
- a CDS encoding alpha/beta hydrolase family protein; amino-acid sequence: MPVEHTIELEAGEELAAVYHPCGGDRWVFFCHGFRSDKHGSYEERCEQAVAADFNAVRFDFRGSGDSDRPFVETSLSTRIADLEAVVDHFDPPSYALFGSSFGAKTAFHAAADAPRLRALVGRAPVTYNRVFDAYREAVEREGRLQLDADHAISSAFFEDFETYDFEAAAAQVDVPVALFHGRADATVPLESCLDAVGALETDVRLQTYTDEGHRFSEAAEQRLREAAFAWLDDSYGA